TATTTAAGTCCTAATAAGTTATTATGTTCAAACACTAAAGCATTAGTATACTCTAAAAATTATTGGTTGTAAAATAGACATATGAACAATTTAATAGCTATAACTTGTGGTGATGTTTCTGGCATAGGTCCAGAGGTGATTACCAAAGCTCTGAATGAGCCTGCAATAAAGGATTCAAGCTTTAATTATCTTATGATTGGACCAGAGAATATTCTTAAAAAAGAATTAAAATCCAATACAACTATCGACATAAATACTGTAAAAACTATCTCTACTTTTAATGATTACAAAATAAATACTAAATTTACTATTTTAGATGCAACTAACAATGAACTTATCCACATAGAAAAAGGAAAGTTATCCACAATCTCTGGAAAGTGGGCCTTCTCCTTTGTTGATACTGCCGTTGACCTTGCCTTAAACAAAAAAGTTTCTGCTATTGTTACAGCACCAATCAACAAAGACGCTTGGGCTAAAGCAGGAATCCAAGAAAAAGGTCATACTGAGTTTCTAGCAAAGAAAAGCAATGCGAATAAGTTTGCCATGGCCTTTTATACAGAAGATTTAAAAGTTATTCTAGTAACAACGCATCTACCTATTAACAAAATATCCACAAACTTATCCACAGATATAATTTTAGATAAAATTGTACTTGCTGATGCGTTTTTAAAGCAACTAGGCAAACAGAAACCGACAATAGGTGTTTGTGGTCTCAATCCACATGCTGGAGAAGAAGAGCTTCTTGGTGATGAAGAAAAAAAGTTTAT
Above is a window of Candidatus Margulisiibacteriota bacterium DNA encoding:
- the pdxA gene encoding 4-hydroxythreonine-4-phosphate dehydrogenase PdxA; translated protein: MNNLIAITCGDVSGIGPEVITKALNEPAIKDSSFNYLMIGPENILKKELKSNTTIDINTVKTISTFNDYKINTKFTILDATNNELIHIEKGKLSTISGKWAFSFVDTAVDLALNKKVSAIVTAPINKDAWAKAGIQEKGHTEFLAKKSNANKFAMAFYTEDLKVILVTTHLPINKISTNLSTDIILDKIVLADAFLKQLGKQKPTIGVCGLNPHAGEEELLGDEEKKFISPAILQAQKLGINALGPYPADTIFYKSFHDKNIDMIVSMYHDQALAPLKLIHFHDAVNITLGLPFIRTSPDHGTAFDIATKNIANHNSMKNAILLAMKLSSNG